ACCATGGTTGAAAGCTGAGTCTCGGGGAAGCCGGACTCCTCAAGCCACCAGAGGACGAGCTTCGGAAGGTTCTCCCTGTCGGTAACGACAACCCACTGGTTGTAGGCTATCTGCTTCACCTCGCTTATGACGTCTTTAAACCTCTCCACGAGCTTGTCAAGGTACTCGCGGTTGACAACTGCCTTTTCATCCCCGTGCTTCATTTTCGTCTCACTATGAAGGTTAGCGGCGTGAGCTTCCACCATTTTCACCACCCCATGGAGGCAATTGCAAGAACAACTATTCCAACCGCAAACACGAGCGTGTTCTGCCTGATGACCTGGATTATTTTCATCCTGCCCGTTGTGGCCTCAATGACTGCTGACATCGCGTAGAACACAACCAGCATGAAGAGCTGTGCAAGGAGCATTACCGCGCTCCCAAGTGGTGTTGTGAAGTCGATGACCCTTCCGAGCGTCGGGAAGAGGAGCACCGCGCTGAAGAGCCATATGAGAACGACCCTCTTGACGAGCATCGCCCACTTGAAGATTCCAAGGAGCCTTCCGCTGTACTCTGCCAGGGGTCCTTCAATTATCTCCGTCTCTGCCTCGGCCACGTCAAAGGGTATGAAGGCGCACTCCGTGTAGACCGCGTAGGCGAAGAGGGCCATTCCAAGCAACACGGACGGCGCGAGGCTCAAACTTGTGGCAATGCCGCTTATCGAGAGCGAGCCGGTATGGAGCGCGAACACACCGAGGGCTATTCCGAGGACCGGCTCGATGCTGAGGATTATCATCATCTCCCTGTTGGCGCCTGCATTTGCATAGGTGTTCTCAACGAGGAAACCGGCCATCATGAAGGCTATAGAAGATATCGCCAGCACGTAGAGGAATACGAAGATGTCTCCGGTGAACACTATCGGCACGAAGTCTCCGAAGGGAAGGACGAGGCCGGCGGTTAAAGCGGCCGCGAAGGCCACGTAGGGAGCGATAACAAAGCCTAACCTGTCGGTGGGCATGTTGGACTCCATGGAGAGCAAACTTGACAGGTCGCTGTAGGTCTGGAACACCGAGGGGCCCTGCCTTTCCTGGAGGATTGCCTTGATTTTTCTGCTTATTCCGTCAAGGAGCGGCGGAAGGAAGGCGAGTATTATCAGCGCGACTACCGAGTAGATTACCTTTTCAATCATAGTCCCCACCCCGCGAGTATTATCACCATAATTCCAAGCACTATCAGCGCCAGAGTGAACGGCCCGTTGGGTCTGCTAAAGCCTTCATCCAAGACAAAGCCAAGGTTCCTCGCTATCTTGACGAGCGGGCAGAGGAACGTCTCATCAAGGTACAGCTCACCGAGAGATGTGTACTTCCTCCCGATGGCGACTATGATGCCTCCAAAGGCACTTCCAAGCCTGCTGAGGAATGTTGAGAGGGCAAAATATCCTCC
This region of Thermococcus sp. genomic DNA includes:
- a CDS encoding NADH-quinone oxidoreductase subunit H, which produces MIEKVIYSVVALIILAFLPPLLDGISRKIKAILQERQGPSVFQTYSDLSSLLSMESNMPTDRLGFVIAPYVAFAAALTAGLVLPFGDFVPIVFTGDIFVFLYVLAISSIAFMMAGFLVENTYANAGANREMMIILSIEPVLGIALGVFALHTGSLSISGIATSLSLAPSVLLGMALFAYAVYTECAFIPFDVAEAETEIIEGPLAEYSGRLLGIFKWAMLVKRVVLIWLFSAVLLFPTLGRVIDFTTPLGSAVMLLAQLFMLVVFYAMSAVIEATTGRMKIIQVIRQNTLVFAVGIVVLAIASMGW